Within the Stenotrophomonas maltophilia genome, the region CCGCCCACGGATGACTGCACCGGTACCGCCGTACCTTCGGAAGGCATGCGCATCCGGGCATGCGGCTGGGCTTCAAACCCAGCAGGGGGCGTCGATCGCTCCCTGGTAGGTTCGACTCCTGCTGCCTTCCGCCATTCGTGTTCCTGCAGGAGATGCCGGCATGGCCTCGCATGTGCAGTCCCCACTTCCCCCGTCGGCCGAGGCTCCGCAGCGATTGACTTCGCTGGCCCACGGCGGCGGTTGTGGCTGCAAGATCGCACCCGGCGTGCTGGCCGAACTGCTGCGGGGCACCCCAGCGTTCCCTGCGCCGGCCGAACTGCTGGTCGGCCGCGAGACCAGTGACGATGCCGCGGTCTACCGGCTTGATGATCGCCAGGCGATCGTCGCCACCACCGACTTTTTCATGCCGATCGTCGATGACCCGTTCGACTTCGGCCGCATCGCCGCCACCAATGCGCTGTCGGACCTGTATGCGATGGGCGCGCGGCCGCTGTTCGCACTGGCCATCGTCGGCATGCCCATCAATACGCTGCCACAGGACACGATCCGCGGCATCCTGCAGGGCGGCGAACGTGCCTGTGCCGACGCCGGCATCGTGGTGGCCGGGGGCCACAGCATCGACTCGGTGGAGCCGATCTATGGCCTGGCCGCGATCGGCGTGCTGGATCCGCAGCGGCTCAAGCGCAATGCCGATGCCCGCGCCGGCGATGTGCTGGTGCTGGGCAAGCCATTGGGCGTGGGCGTGTATTCGTCGGCGCTGAAGAAAGAAGTGCTGAATGCCGAGGGCTACCGGCAGATGGTCGAGTCGACCACCCGCCTGAACAGCGTGGGCCTGCCCCTTGCCGCGCTGGACGGCGTGCATGCCATGACCGACGTCACCGGCTTCGGCCTGCTCGGCCATCTGCTGGAGGTGTGCCGTGCCAGCGGGGTCGCCGCCGAGGTGGACAGCACACAGGTGCCTCTGCTGCCGCAGACCCTGGACCTGCTGCAACGTGGCTGCGTTACCGGCGCATCCAACCGCAACTGGGCCTCGTATGGCGGCCAGGTGCATTTCGCCGAAGGCGTGGCCGCCCACTGGCAGCCACTGCTGACCGACCCGCAGACCAGCGGCGGCCTGCTCGTATCCTGCGCAGCGGACGCCGTGGATGCGGTGAATGCCGTTTTTGCCGGCGCCGGGTTTGCCCAGGCCGCGGTGATCGGCCACCTGCTGGCGGGGCCTGCCGGCGTCAGCGTGCGCTGAAACGATGAGGGCGCCCGAAGGCGCCCCGCAGCATCACTCGATGTTCTGCACCTGCTCGCGGATCTGGTCGATCAGCACCTTCAGCTCGACTGCGGCATTGGACGTGCGGCTGTCCACCGACTTCGAGCCCAGCGTGTTGGCTTCACGATTGAACTCCTGCAGCAGGAAGTCCAGGCGGCGGCCGACCGGCTCGCGCTGCGTGAGCACGCGGCGGATCTCGACGATGTGGCTCGACAGGCGGTCCAGCTCCTCATCCACATCCAGCTTCTGCAGCCACAGCACCAGCTCCTGCTCGGCGCGGCCGGGATCGACCGGATGCGGCAGATCGGCCAGGCGCGCAGCCAGCTTGGCACGCTGGCCATCACGGATGGCGGGAATCAGCGTGCGGACGTCACCCGCGATGCGCTCGATGCCATCCACGCGCTCGGCAATGGCCGCGGCGAGCTTGCCGCCCTCGCGCTCGCGGGCTTCGACGAATCCGTCCAGCACCTGATCCAGCAAGGCCAGCGCCTCGACCTGCAGGGCCGCCGCATCGGTGGCCTCGCCCCGGGTCACGCCCGGCAGCTGCAGCAGATCGGTGAAGCTCACCTGCAGGTTGGGAAAATCCGACGTCAGGCGGTGGGCCAGATGCCCGAGCTGGCCCAGCAGGGCCTCATCGACCTGCAGATTCCCCGCCGCGTCCGGCGCACGCAGTCGCAGCACCAGATCCAGCTTGCCGCGGCTCAGGCGCGCGGCGATGC harbors:
- a CDS encoding YicC/YloC family endoribonuclease, coding for MIRSMTAYAGGERVTPWGTLGCELRSVNHRFLEVGTRLPEELRALEPQLRERIAARLSRGKLDLVLRLRAPDAAGNLQVDEALLGQLGHLAHRLTSDFPNLQVSFTDLLQLPGVTRGEATDAAALQVEALALLDQVLDGFVEAREREGGKLAAAIAERVDGIERIAGDVRTLIPAIRDGQRAKLAARLADLPHPVDPGRAEQELVLWLQKLDVDEELDRLSSHIVEIRRVLTQREPVGRRLDFLLQEFNREANTLGSKSVDSRTSNAAVELKVLIDQIREQVQNIE
- the selD gene encoding selenide, water dikinase SelD, which gives rise to MASHVQSPLPPSAEAPQRLTSLAHGGGCGCKIAPGVLAELLRGTPAFPAPAELLVGRETSDDAAVYRLDDRQAIVATTDFFMPIVDDPFDFGRIAATNALSDLYAMGARPLFALAIVGMPINTLPQDTIRGILQGGERACADAGIVVAGGHSIDSVEPIYGLAAIGVLDPQRLKRNADARAGDVLVLGKPLGVGVYSSALKKEVLNAEGYRQMVESTTRLNSVGLPLAALDGVHAMTDVTGFGLLGHLLEVCRASGVAAEVDSTQVPLLPQTLDLLQRGCVTGASNRNWASYGGQVHFAEGVAAHWQPLLTDPQTSGGLLVSCAADAVDAVNAVFAGAGFAQAAVIGHLLAGPAGVSVR